The Musa acuminata AAA Group cultivar baxijiao chromosome BXJ2-5, Cavendish_Baxijiao_AAA, whole genome shotgun sequence genomic interval CAGATAAAGAATCATTATGCATGAAACTTTCAAGACACAATGATCAAGAGCTCCATATCATCCGGAAAAGAATACAGTGTAGATCATTTTGGAAACACAGCCATCGGATAACGAGAACACAGGAGCTGTTGATTTTGACAAGGTTATTACCAACTTTATTCGACAGTACTGTCAGTAAAGGTAAGTAAAGAAGTTGACAGAAGAAAAAAGGCCATATCGATGACTCTCCTAACTTAGTGAAAAAGATGTTAACACAAGATGTTTCTTCtaaattaatgaaaaataatacTTGATCAAAGGTGAACAAATAGGCCAAGGCATAAGTTTTAGGTATATCAATAGGGAATTCCTTGGTTTTCTTTTACATCATTCATTCGTTCATTCATTGATTTGAACTTCTAGCTATGAACTTAGTACATGTAAACGCTCTAGAATTGACCCAACATCACTAAAATGAAACTATTAAAACAAGGTGATATTGCATAGCTCCTGTCACTGAAAGTTAAATATGCATCTACCCTTCCAGACTTCATGAAATTATGTTCTACTTGGAAATCTGTAACACCAATGACTGGAATCAAGAGAAACTGAGAACTGCATTTAATTTTGCTATGTTTTGAACAAGAAAACCATCCTTGGATTCCTTTTTCATGTTCTGTATCATTCCCTAATTATTGAAATGAATTCCTCATGGGTTCTTCCGCAGTTATTCTCAGTTGCAGTCAAGTCTAGCATGATGTGATGATTTTTTAGTACAGCTTCTGAGAAATTGCAAAAGAGTTGATGTAACTTACCCATCACAATTAATGATAATATAAATACATCCAATACGTTCATCCCAAGAATGGGGAAATTACTATTCTGTTCAGCTACATGGAACCTAATTTCCCATGTCTCTACAATATGCTTCTTTATGCTAAATAATATGACATTCATGCTTAGAGAACTCCTTGTATCTCGTCCCTGTAAGAAACATACCTTCCAAGGGAATGTTCTTCATTGCAGAAATGCATAGAGTAATCACCAGTCACTCCTAAATTTTGTTTAAATACACCGAAAACCCTGAGAAAAAACAAATAATTATTGTTTAAATGCAGGGAACGTAAATCATTATATCGACTTCGTGCTTCAACTAAACTATACAATTATGGAATCAATGTGcgcatatcaaaaattaaaaagaagtaCTGTGTCAGTCAAGCTTAATCTACTCGAACTATTAAGAGGTATTTGTGTCATTAGCTTATATCAATATCGCTTCTTGAGAACTGATAGTATTGCATCTATATATCAAATACATTCACTATAAAACCTTTTCGCTAATATTTTGCTTAGTTTGTTGGAAATTTTTCTTCAAGTACTTCAAAAAATCAATTCCTGAAGGAGTCATGGTAGAGAAATGTATAAGATAATGTAACAAAAACCACAAACAAATTGGAATCTTTAGGCATCAATGCCTTTTATAAACATTGGAAAGGTGACCTAATCATCATAATTTATTTCGGTAATGACTATTAAGTCAACCTGATGACTGGAATTTGTACGATAGCTGCATGGCTAAAATTTATGTGTATGTAGTGCTTGCACCTTAAAATTAAATTAGCTTAGACTCGTAATGGAACGTACATTGTAAAACTCATCATCAATCCCTTTTTCAGTACAACATGTGCATGAAAAGAAATGTCAATGAAGAGGCGACTGTGCGTAGATCACTGGCACATATACTATTAAGTTTCTTTTAGATCAGAGTAATTCCTTTCTCTTTGGTGTTGTTGCTTCTTATCCAGTGTGTTCAGCATGAATGGATTTATATTAACCATCCCATGCTTGAAACCGTACATATATCTTAATATGCATCAAAAGAATCTTATGCTTAGCCAAGTTATCAGTTTAATAGATAATTGTATAGTTTGTACCAAGAATAGGATGCACAAGAGATCCTTTTGAATTAATCACAGCTCTAAAATTATTTTACAATGTAAGATTCTATTCTTGACGTACTAACAGTAAAAAAATGATTATTTAGGACTAATACACACAGGGATTAGCTGCTTAACAATGTGGGTGGTCTTTGGTTGTCCAAGAACTCTCAGCTGATTAACCAGCATGTTATAATGTAGGATAAGTGTAAACATTCAACTATCCATCAGGTCTATGAAACAGTTTATATCAACCCATATTCCATCTATAATTCTTCATctaaaaccatatatatatatattttttcgcaATCTACATAGTGATCTTTAATGATCATGTAATCAAGAAATTAAGAAAAGAAGACTTTGATCCAATGCCTTGATCCTGATGTATAAAACAGCAATAATGACATTTTGTCCCCACTAGACCATTATCCTGAATATCTAATCAAGAAAGCATCTTTCTCAATGTACAGAACATTCAGTTAAGAAATCATGATTGTGATAGGCAAGTAATCCATCTTAATTACTATGAAGCTATCATGTCAGATAAAGCATGGGTACCTAAGTGTGGATTTCTCTACATGTGCAAACATTCCCTAACTTAAACTTCTAATCTATATGATATGCCTATACTCCAAACAAAACATTCCAACTTCCCATCAAAATGCAAGTGCATATCCTTGTCAACAATGTGAAGAAGGAAACATGACATGAACATATATATCAGTATATATACTAGACAAACTAACTGACATTTGAGGAATTATCTAATGTAGAAACGTCATAGAACAAATAACACATAATTTTCCAAGTTAAACTTAGTAATGTTCtttgtttttgaaaaaaaaattacaacttTGCATGTAGATGTATACAACCATGCAAAACCAACAATTTATGTTGAGAAAAATGACTGAATTGGAGGATCGTCGTGGGCACAATCATCATAATATACTCGACCGGTCGTAATTAGTCcaaaaatcataataaattaaaatataactaCAAGAACAAGGACATGATGGCTGTGATTTGTTAAGAGATCCAGATATACATTAGatcatcaaattttgattatgaacACTCTTAATTTTATTACAGAACGGTTGATCATTGGCTTTAGTTGTACATTTCAGCATCTCCATGTTCATTCTTGGTCATAGTTGAAGATATTATGCCGACTATGTATTGAATGAACTGTACTTTTACCAGTAGAAGTTCTTAGACTTCATTCCAAACAAAGATAGAAATGTTGTGAAGTAATGTACGGACACATTCCCTAAAGAAGCAACAATGTAAAGAACAGATGATTCATTGAGGCATGAGCAATGAAGAAAAAGAAGGCATTGACAGATATACCAGTGACAGATTTTAATGGAGGAACTTGATGCAGAAATGACCCAAACAATTTCTTGTAGAACTGAGAGATGACAGGAGATCAGTGACAACCTATACTGTCTTAGTAGGACTGACAAATGCAGTGCATCCCTAAACCTCAATTAATTTGCAGTAAAAGCACAGCTCATCCAGCTTTAACAGGCTTTAAATAGAGTGCAGGAAGGTAAAGCTCTCACAGATGTTCTTTAATATGGTTTAACATTAGAGTCCAAACAAGCTCCATCTGCTAGATTTTTGTTTCTGAGAATAAAGCAAGGAAAAACAAATACTTGCATTAACTTTTGACATGCTTACACATTATGCATGGATGATAACATACCAACACTGGCATAGCAGACAAAAATGAGATCCCGATAAATGCAAGATAAAAAGACTTATGGAGGGGGGGGTTCAGATCTGACCTCTATTGCTTCAGAACTGTATGTCTGTCCTCCATTTTAAGGAATGTCGAGTTGACTACTTTGGAACTATCTGAGAAAGATTATTCTGAGATAACATGGATTAATTAGAAGAGATCAATTTAAGCAAGGAGAGCATTGGGCCAGAGAAAGGTTCATTCATATTAGAATTCATATTACGAACCTTCATATCTTTCCATGTATTTACAACTTGAAGAGAAGATTATGAAGACGAATGAAAGAAGCAGAAAATTACAGAAAGAACCTCCAAAGCTTTCGCCAGTTTTGTTCAGCGTCCGTCCCAAATGATCCGGAAGAAGATGGCAATGTCCTCgcttttttgctttcgtcttcttCATAGGTCAAGATCCAACGATGAATGCTGCTCCTTGCTCGTCGACGAAGACGAAACCAGCGAGGATTCGGCGCTGCTATGCTGAAATTGGAGGAGAGGGAGAGTAGATGCCTCTTGCGACCTTAGACAACTAAATGATGCGCCTTGGTTACTGCCATTGGCTTTGCTTTCCGTTCCGGTGCAGACGAGGTTTACTCCAAACAGCCTTACGTTCTTGGCCGTAGCCTGGCTGTGGACGACGGACACCGAATCATGAGCCATGGGCGAGCCACCACCGCCACCAGGTTGCAACTGGACCGGTGATGGCCCCGTCACCGGAGATTGGTAGAAAAGATACTGCCCCCCAAGAGCACTCGCACTCACAACATTGTATCCATACCCCAGGCGGTGGTGGTCGTATACCGtcgccggaggaggaggaggaggacgaggcatGAAGAGGTGACCACCCCACGGTCCTGCAGATTGCGCAAAGGATGCTCCATGGAAAGAGATCCGAGACGCCCGGGTTGCGCCATGGTTCTCAGGCCTCCGCTTCCAGTCGATGTAAAGGAGGTCGCGACCGGACTCGCCGACGCCACGACCGAAGGAGACGGTGTCCCCGGAGACGAGCCGCTTCTCCTTGACGAAGCGGCTCCATCCCTTGGTCATCACGTAGCTCTGGCTGCTGCTCCAGTATGAATACCGGAAGCGCCACGACTCGCCGTTGCGGTCCTCGAAGCTGAGCAGCAGCCCTTTCCCGTGGGCCTCCGCATCCAGCGGGAAGTACTTCTCGGCGTGCTGCTTCGGGATCACCAGTCGGTTGAGCTTGCCGACGTCGCTCGGCGTTACCACCTTGTCGAACATGTGCTCCTTTTCGATAAAGGAATCATCGCCACGGCGGCTACTGCTCGACGAGCCGTCGTTCCACCTGAAAGGAGCAGAGGACGACGACGGGGACGAGGTGGAAGAGGAGGAAagcaaaaaaggagcatgcttccagGCCTCTTCTTGCTCCGTAAAGTCAAACATATCTCTT includes:
- the LOC103985682 gene encoding B3 domain-containing protein Os02g0683500-like, giving the protein MAFAHGRDMFDFTEQEEAWKHAPFLLSSSSTSSPSSSSAPFRWNDGSSSSSRRGDDSFIEKEHMFDKVVTPSDVGKLNRLVIPKQHAEKYFPLDAEAHGKGLLLSFEDRNGESWRFRYSYWSSSQSYVMTKGWSRFVKEKRLVSGDTVSFGRGVGESGRDLLYIDWKRRPENHGATRASRISFHGASFAQSAGPWGGHLFMPRPPPPPPATVYDHHRLGYGYNVVSASALGGQYLFYQSPVTGPSPVQLQPGGGGGSPMAHDSVSVVHSQATAKNVRLFGVNLVCTGTESKANGSNQGASFSCLRSQEASTLPLLQFQHSSAESSLVSSSSTSKEQHSSLDLDL